Proteins encoded by one window of Vigna radiata var. radiata cultivar VC1973A chromosome 5, Vradiata_ver6, whole genome shotgun sequence:
- the LOC106761494 gene encoding SNF1-related protein kinase regulatory subunit gamma-like PV42a — MLVPYFPTDTNLLFCGRRKIEAMQEVKEAKRGGGATMHQSGSVRLKEKTVKDMMVDRKRLVEVPYTASLAQTMNTLVANKIAAVPVAAPPGQWIGAGGSMIVESDKQTGAVRKHYIGMVTMLDIVAHIAGDDHLSGGDNITQDLDQRMSDPVSSIIGHSFEGLSLWTLNPNTSMLDCMEVFSKGVHRAMVPVDGQEENVASGVELAESASSYQILTQMDMLRFLHGRAAELHSILSRSVQDLGADTVQIYAITDRTKLVYAIKCLKAAMLNAVPIVRAGDVGQDDHKQLINGRCRKLIGTFSATDLRGCHITSLKSWLGISALAFTEEVQSSPLYSESDMQNRGSSRRELVTCYVESPLSEVIEKAVTNHVHRVWVVDQEGLLVGVVSLTDVIRVIRHSLLSDSNDQ; from the exons ATGCTTGTTCCATATTTTCCCACTGATACCAATCTGTTGTTTTGTGGCAGAAGGAAAATCGAAGCTATGCAGGAGGTGAAAGAAGCGAAACGCGGTGGTGGAGCCACCATGCACCAAAGTGGAAGTGTGAGACTAAAGGAGAAGACGGTGAAGGACATGATGGTGGACAGGAAGAGGCTGGTGGAGGTGCCGTACACGGCGTCGCTGGCCCAAACAATGAATACCCTGGTGGCGAACAAGATTGCGGCGGTGCCGGTGGCTGCGCCGCCGGGGCAGTGGATCGGAGCCGGAGGGTCTATGATCGTGGAGTCCGATAAGCAAACCGGTGCCGTAAGGAAACATTATATAGGAATGGTGACTATGCTTGATATTGTCGCCCACATAGCTGGTGATGACCACTTGAGTGGTGGTGATAATATCACCCAAGACCTTGATCAAAGGATGTCTGACCCTGTTTCCTCCATCATTGGTCACTCCTTTGAAGGCCTTAGCTTGTGGACTCTCAATCCTAATACCAG TATGTTAGACTGTATGGAAGTGTTCAGCAAAGGGGTGCATCGTGCTATGGTACCGGTTGATGGCCAGGAAGAGAACGTGGCATCTGGGGTGGAGCTTGCAGAGTCTGCTTCTAGCTACCAAATACTGACTCAGATGGATATGCTTAGGTTCTTGCATGGTCGTGCTGCTGAACTACACAGCATTTTATCACGTTCTGTTCAGGATTTGGGGGCTGACACTGTACAGATTTATGCCATCACTGACCGCACAAAACTTGTTTATGCCATCAAGTGCTTAAAGGCAGCTATGTTAAACGCTGTTCCTATTGTTAGAGCTGGTGATGTTGGTCAAGATGATCACAAGCAGCTTATAAAT GGAAGATGCAGGAAGCTTATTGGTACATTTTCTGCAACTGATTTGAGGGGATGCCACATAACCTCGCTAAAATCATGGTTGGGAATAAGTGCATTAGCATTCACTGAAGAAGTTCAATCCAGTCCATTGTACAGTGAGTCAGACATGCAGAATAGAGGGTCCTCCAGAAGGGAGCTTGTGACCTGCTATGTTGAATCACCTTTGTCTGAGGTAATTGAGAAGGCAGTGACTAATCATGTTCATCGAGTTTGGGTGGTTGATCAAGAGGGTTTGCTCGTGGGGGTTGTGTCCCTTACAGATGTAATTAGAGTTATAAGGCATTCTCTGCTATCAGATTCAAATGATCAGTGA
- the LOC106761262 gene encoding protein TOO MANY MOUTHS, whose translation MTLCLLLFLQLLRCTLFLPSHVTAFTVIMSDSGVPSTLVDGPQTGFSMNQDGARTDRREQEAVYDIMIATGNDWATDIPDVCRGRWHGIECMPDKANVFHVVSLSFGALSDDTAFPTCDPTRSVISPSITRLPHLKTLFFYRCFSYNPQPIPSFLGLLGPTLQTLVLRENGHIGPIPVELGNLTRLKVLDLHKNNLNGSIPLSLGRITGLTSLDLSANKLTDSIPGFTFPSLNVLDLSQNLLMGPIPSSLWDCHSLIKLDCSRNRLVGPLPEKPMILKDLMLLDLSHNRLQGPFPESIKSLSSLQALILKGNPMGSTTIPSDGFDGMKALMIVILSNMNLHGPVPESLGKLQNLRVLHLDGNHLNGSIPKSFGAMRNLSELRLNDNGLSGPVPFEREMVWRMKRKLKLNNNSGLCYDARSGMGDTMDSTFDLGIDSCDTESTAPASVTTHQQHLSSLTQNSISFPTPTPTHFTSHAIKPLTPSLPLPTFLLFTIIFLYVSK comes from the coding sequence ATGACTCTCTGTCTTCTTCTGTTCCTACAACTACTACGTTGCACGTTGTTTTTGCCGTCTCATGTAACGGCGTTCACGGTGATCATGTCAGATTCCGGCGTGCCGTCAACACTGGTAGATGGTCCACAAACGGGGTTTTCCATGAACCAAGACGGGGCCCGAACGGATAGGCGAGAGCAAGAGGCGGTCTACGATATCATGATAGCCACCGGAAACGACTGGGCCACCGACATCCCCGACGTGTGCCGCGGTCGCTGGCACGGCATCGAATGCATGCCCGACAAAGCCAACGTTTTCCACGTGGTGTCCCTTTCGTTCGGAGCACTCTCCGACGATACCGCTTTTCCGACATGCGACCCGACCCGCTCCGTTATTTCACCCTCCATCACACGCCTCCCCCACCTCAAGACCTTGTTCTTTTACCGTTGCTTCAGTTACAACCCTCAGCCCATCCCGTCCTTCTTGGGCCTGTTGGGCCCAACCTTGCAAACATTGGTCCTCAGAGAAAACGGCCACATTGGGCCCATTCCCGTTGAATTAGGCAACCTTACACGTTTGAAGGTCCTTGACCTTCACAAAAACAACCTCAACGGCTCCATACCCCTCTCGTTGGGCCGGATCACGGGTTTAACATCTTTGGATTTGAGCGCTAACAAATTAACCGATTCCATACCCGGTTTCACCTTCCCCTCTTTGAACGTGTTGGACCTCAGCCAGAATCTTCTGATGGGCCCAATTCCTTCTTCTCTATGGGACTGTCATTCTCTCATCAAATTGGATTGCAGCCGCAACCGGCTCGTGGGCCCGTTGCCGGAGAAGCCCATGATCCTGAAGGACCTTATGCTTTTGGATTTAAGCCACAACCGTCTGCAAGGCCCATTTCCTGAGTCGATCAAAAGCCTGAGTTCGCTTCAGGCTTTAATCCTCAAAGGAAACCCAATGGGCTCGACTACGATACCCAGTGATGGGTTTGATGGTATGAAAGCCCTGATGATTGTTATTTTGTCGAACATGAATTTGCATGGGCCGGTGCCGGAATCACTGGGGAAGTTGCAAAACCTTCGCGTGCTTCATCTCGATGGGAACCACTTGAATGGGTCAATTCCGAAGAGTTTTGGGGCTATGAGAAACCTTAGTGAACTTAGGCTGAACGATAATGGGCTTAGTGGGCCGGTGCCATTCGAGAGAGAAATGGTTTGGAGGATGAAAAGAAAGCTGAAACTGAACAATAACTCGGGGCTTTGTTACGATGCACGCAGTGGTATGGGAGATACGATGGACTCCACCTTTGATTTAGGTATTGATTCGTGCGACACAGAATCTACGGCTCCAGCTTCCGTTACCACACACCAACAACATCTTTCATCACTTACCCAAAACTCCATCTCTTTCccaacaccaacaccaacaCATTTCACATCACATGCTATCAAACCTCTTACACCATCACTCCCACTACCCACTTTTCTACTCTTCACTATCATTTTCTTGTAtgtaagtaaataa
- the LOC106762729 gene encoding PTI1-like tyrosine-protein kinase At3g15890, with translation MAFCPIFCCGNGSDRKGRGKKQPPWRVFSLKELHSATNNFNYDNKLGEGGFGSVYWGQLWDGSQIXVKRLKVWSNKADMEFAVEVEILARVRHKNLLSLRGYCAXGQERLIVYDYMPNLSLLSHLHGXHSAESLLDWSRRMNIAIGSAEGIAYLHHQSTPHIIHRDIKASNVLLDSDFQARVADFGFAKLIPDGATHVTTRVKGTLGYLAPEYAMLGKANESCDVYSFGILLLELASGKKPLEKLSSTVKRSINDWALPLACEKKFSELADPKLEGNYVEEELKRVVLIALLCAQSQPEKRPTILEVVELLKGESKDKLIQLENNEIFKSPPVVGHTDDETFTAEGSSDFISEEKESKPELEEKTGP, from the exons ATGGCTTTTTGCCCAATCTTTTGTTGTGGAAATGGTTCGGATCG CAAAGGAAGAGGGAAGAAGCAGCCTCCATGGCGGGTGTTTTCTTTGAAAGAATTGCACTCAGCTacaaataatttcaactatGACAACAAGCTAGGAGAAGGGGGATTTGGCAGTGTGTACTGGGGCCAGCTTTGGGATGGATCGCAA ATTGNAGTGAAAAGATTGAAAGTTTGGAGCAACAAAGCAGACATGGAATTTGCTGTTGAAGTTGAGATATTGGCTAGAGTCCGTCACAAGAATCTTCTCAGTCTACGTGGCTATTGTGCTNAAGGTCAGGAACGGTTAATTGTATATGATTATATGCCGAATTTGAGCTTGCTCTCTCATCTTCATGGACANCACTCAGCAGAATCCCTTCTTGATTGGAGCCGGCGGATGAACATCGCAATTGGGTCTGCTGAGGGAATTGC ATATCTTCACCACCAGTCTACACCACACATCATCCACAGAGATATCAAGGCAAGCAATGTGTTGTTGGATTCAGATTTCCAGGCACGGGTTGCTGATTTTGGTTTTGCGAAGTTGATCCCTGATGGGGCAACACATGTGACTACAAGAGTTAAGGGCACCCTAGGGTACCTTGCACCCGAATATGCTATGCTAGGTAAAGCAAACGAGAGTTGTGATGTCTACAGTTTTGGAATTCTTCTTCTAGAACTGGCTAGTGGCAAAAAACCACTTGAAAAACTTAGTTCTACAGTTAAGAGATCGATAAATGATTGGGCACTGCCATTGGCTTGTGAAAAGAAGTTTAGTGAACTAGCAGATCCAAAGCTGGAGGGTAACTATGTGGAGGAAGAGCTTAAAAGAGTTGTTTTAATTGCTCTATTGTGTGCTCAGAGTCAGCCAGAGAAGAGGCCCACCATACTTGAGGTGGTAGAACTACTGAAGGGAGAATCCAAAGATAAGTTAATTCAGctggaaaataatgaaatcttTAAAAGCCCTCCAGTTGTAGGACATACTGATGATGAGACATTTACAGCTGAAGGAAGTTCCGATTTCATCTCAGAAgagaaagaatcaaaacctgAGTTGGAAGAGAAAACTGGGCCATGA
- the LOC106761855 gene encoding pre-mRNA-processing-splicing factor 8A: MWNNGQIVPPGTSVPPIPPPPTAQPSYTVLPPPPPPPAPMETEADAEARLEEKARKWQQLNSKRYSDKRKFGFVETQKEDMPPEHVRKIIRDHGDMSSKKYRHDKRVYLGALKFIPHAVYKLLENMPMPWEQVRDVKVLYHISGAITFVNEIPWVVEPIYLAQWGTMWIMMRREKRDRRHFKRMRFPPFDDEEPPLDYADNLLDVDPLEPIQLELDEEEDSAVYTWFYDHKPLVKTKLINGPSYRKWHLSLPIMATLHRLAGQLLSDLIDRNYFYLFDMESFFTAKALNMCIPGGPKFEPLYRDMEKGDEDWNEFNDINKLIIRSPLRTEYRIAFPHLYNNRPRKVKLCIYHTPMIMYIKAEDPDLPAFYYDPLIHPITSANKDRREKRVYEEDDDDDWILPDGVEPLLKDTQLYTDTTAAGVSLLFAPRPFNMRSGRMRRSEDIPLVSEWYKEHCPPSYPVKVRVSYQKLLKCFVLNELHHRPPKAQKKKHLFRSLQATKFFQTTELDWVEAGLQVCRQGYNMLNLLIHRKNLNYLHLDYNFNLKPVKTLTTKERKKSRFGNAFHLCREILRLTKLVVDANVQFRLGNVDAFQLADGLQYTFSHVGQLTGMYRYKYRLMRQIRMCKDLKHLIYYRFNTGPVGKGPGCGFWAPMWRVWLFFLRGIVPLLERWLGNLLARQFEGRHSKGVAKTVTKQRVESHFDLELRAAVMHDVLDAMPEGIKQNKARTILQHLSEAWRCWKANIPWKVPGLPVPIENMILRYVKSKADWWTNVAHYNRERIRRGATVDKTVCRKNLGRLTRLWLKAEQERQHNYLKDGPYVTPEEAVAIYTTTVHWLESRKFSPIPFPPLSYKHDTKLLILALERLKESYSVAVRLNQLQREELGLIEQAYDNPHEALSRIKRHLLTQRAFKEVGIEFMDLYSYLIPVYEIEPLEKITDAYLDQYLWYEGDKRHLFPNWIKPADSEPPPLLVYKWCQGINNLQGIWDTSDGQCVVMLQTKFEKFFEKIDLTMLNRLLRLVLDHNIADYVTAKNNVVLSYKDMSHTNSYGLIRGLQFASFVVQYYGLVLDLLLLGLTRASEIAGPPQMPNEFITYWDTKVETRHPIRLYSRYIDRVHILFRFTHEEARDLIQRYLTEHPDPNNENMVGYNNKKCWPRDARMRLMKHDVNLGRSVFWDMKNRLPRSITTLEWENSFVSVYSKDNPNLLFSMCGFEVRILPKIRMTQEAFSNTRDGVWNLQNEQTKERTAVAFLRVDDEHMKVFENRVRQILMSSGSTTFTKIVNKWNTALIGLMTYFREATVHTQELLDLLVKCENKIQTRIKIGLNSKMPSRFPPVIFYTPKEIGGLGMLSMGHILIPQSDLRYSQQTDVGVTHFRSGMSHEEDQLIPNLYRYIQPWESEFIDSQRVWAEYALKRQEAQAQNRRLTLEDLEDSWDRGIPRINTLFQKDRHTLAYDKGWRVRTDFKQYQVLKQNPFWWTHQRHDGKLWNLNNYRTDVIQALGGVEGILEHTLFKGTYFPTWEGLFWEKASGFEESMKYKKLTNAQRSGLNQIPNRRFTLWWSPTINRANVYVGFQVQLDLTGIFMHGKIPTLKISLIQIFRAHLWQKIHESVVMDLCQVLDQELDALEIETVQKETIHPRKSYKMNSSCADILLFAAHRWPMSKPSLVAESKDVFDQKASNKYWIDVQLRWGDYDSHDIERYTRAKFMDYTTDNMSIYPSPTGVMIGIDLAYNLHSAFGNWFPGSKPLLQQAMNKIMKSNPALYVLRERIRKGLQLYSSEPTEPYLSSQNYGEIFSNQIIWFVDDTNVYRVTIHKTFEGNLTTKPINGAIFIFNPRTGQLFLKVIHTSVWAGQKRLGQLAKWKTAEEVAALVRSLPVEEQPKQIIVTRKGMLDPLEVHLLDFPNIVIKGSELQLPFQACLKIEKFGDLILKATEPQMVLFNIYDDWLKSISSYTAFSRLILILRALHVNNEKAKMLLKPDKTIITEPHHIWPSLSDDQWMKVEVALRDLILSDYAKKNNVNTSALTQSEIRDIILGAEITPPSQQRQQIAEIEKQAHEANQVTAVTTKTTNVHGEELIVTTTSPYEQAAFGSKTDWRVRAISATNLYLRVNHIYVNSEDIKETGYTYIMPKNILKKFICIADLRTQISGYMYGISPPDNPQVKEIRCIVMPPQWGTHQQVHLPSALPEHDFLNDLEPLGWMHTQPNELPQLSPQDLTSHAKILENNKQWDGEKCIILTCSFTPGSCSLTAYKLTQSGYEWGRVNKDTGSNPHGYLPTHYEKVQMLLSDRFLGFYMVPDNGPWNYNFMGVRHASGMKYGVKLGTPREYYHEDHRPTHFLEFSNMEEGETIAEGDREDTFS, from the exons TGGGGTACCATGTGGATCATgatgagaagagagaaaagggaTCGGCGACATTTTAAGAGGATGCGGTTTCCCCCATTTGATGATGAGGAGCCTCCTCTAGACTATGCAGATAATCTTTTAGATGTCGATCCTCTAGAGCCTATTCAACTGGAGCTAGATGAAGAGGAAGATTCTGCTGTGTATACTTGGTTTTATGACCATAAGCCCCTTGTGAAAACAAAGCTTATAAATGGTCCTAGTTACCGGAAGTGGCATCTCTCCCTCCCTATAATGGCAACTCTGCATCGACTAGCTGGCCAACTTCTGTCCGATTTAATTGACCGCAATTATTTCTACTTGTTTGACATGGAGTCATTTTTTACAGCAAAGGCTTTGAACATGTGCATACCTG GTGGACCTAAATTTGAACCTCTCTACCGTGATATGGAGAAGGGAGATGAGGACTGGAATGAGTTTAATGACATCAATAAGCTCATTATAAGGTCACCTCTTCGGACAGAGTATAGAATTGCTTTTCCTCACCTTTATAACAATAGGCCTCGCAAAGTAAAGCTCTGTATCTACCATACTCCCATGATCATGTACATAAAAGCCGAAGATCCTGATCTACCAGCATTTTATTATGACCCCTTGATACACCCAATAACCAGTGCGAACAAGGACAGGCGTGAGAAGAGAGTTTATGAAGAGGATGACGATGATGATTGGATATTACCAGATGGTGTGGAGCCTTTGCTTAAAGATACACAACTTTATACAGACACTACAGCTGCTGGAGTCTCCTTGCTGTTTGCTCCTCGTCCTTTTAATATGAGATCTGGTCGGATGAGGCGGTCAGAGGACATTCCTCTCGTGTCAGAGTGGTACAAGGAGCATTG TCCTCCGTCATATCCAGTCAAAGTTCGGGTTAGTTATCAGAAGTTGTTGAAATGTTTTGTGTTGAATGAGCTGCATCACAGACCTCCTAAGGCTCAGAAAAAGAAGCACTTATTCCGTTCTCTCCAAGCAACAAAGTTTTTCCAAACCACAGAACTCGATTGGGTAGAGGCAGGTCTTCAAGTTTGTAGGCAGGGGTATAACATGCTAAATCTGTTAATACACAGGAAAAATTTGAACTACCTTCAccttgattataattttaatctaaagCCTGTGAAAACCTTGACTACGAAAGAGCGGAAGAAATCACGATTTGGCAATGCTTTCCATCTATGTCGTGAGATCCTCCGTCTGACTAAACTTGTAGTTGATGCCAATGTTCAGTTCCGATTGGGGAATGTGGATGCTTTCCAGCTGGCAGATGGTCTGCAGTATACTTTTTCACATGTTGGACAATTGACTGGTATGTATCGGTATAAGTACAGGCTTATGAGGCAAATAAGAATGTGCAAGGATTTGAAGCACTTGATTTACTATCGTTTTAATACGGGGCCTGTTGGAAAGGGACCTGGATGTGGGTTTTGGGCACCAATGTGGAGGGTTTGGCTATTTTTTCTTCGTGGTATTGTGCCTCTTCTTGAACGATGGCTGGGCAATTTACTTGCACGCCAGTTTGAGGGGCGTCACTCAAAAGGCGTGGCAAAGACTGTCACTAAACAGCGTGTTGAGAGTCACTTTGACTTGGAGCTTCGTGCAGCAGTTATGCATGATGTGCTTGATGCCATGCCAg AGGGTATAAAGCAAAACAAGGCAAGAACGATATTGCAGCATTTGAGTGAGGCTTGGCGATGCTGGAAGGCAAATATTCCCTGGAAG GTTCCTGGTCTGCCTGTTCCAATTGAGAACATGATTCTTCGATATGTGAAATCAAAAGCAGACTGGTGGACAAATGTTGCACATTATAATCGAGAGCGAATAAGAAGAGGTGCAACAGTGGATAAGACTGTCTGTCGGAAGAATCTTGGAAGATTGACACGCCTCTGGCTGAAGGCGGAGCAG GAACGTCAGCACAATTATTTGAAAGATGGTCCGTATGTTACTCCTGAAGAAGCAGTTGCAATCTATACAACAACTGTACATTGGCTGGAATCTAGGAAGTTCTCCCCTATTCCATTTCCACCTTTATCATACAAGCATGACACCAAGCTGCTTATCCTTGCACTCGAGAGGTTGAAAGAATCCTATAGTGTTGCAGTGAGGTTAAATCAACTGCAAAGAGAAGAGCTGGGGCTGATTGAACAAGCTTATGACAATCCCCACGAGGCATTATCAAGAATCAAACGGCACCTGCTCACACAGCGTGCCTTCAAAGAA GTTGGGATAGAGTTTATGGATTTATATAGCTACTTGATTCCAGTTTATGAGATAGAGCCTCTTGAGAAAATTACAGATGCATATCTCGATCAATACTTGTGGTATGAAGGTGACAAACGTCATCTCTTTCCGAACTGGATCAAGCCAGCAGATTCAGAGCCACCTCCCCTTTTGGTTTACAAATGGTGTCAAGGTATAAACAATTTGCAAGGTATATGGGACACAAGTGATGGTCAGTGTGTTGTGATGCTGCAAACTAAGTTTGAGAAATTCTTTGAGAAGATTGATTTAACGATGCTGAACAG GCTTTTGCGGCTGGTTTTGGACCATAATATTGCTGATTATGTCACTGCAAAGAACAATGTTGTGTTGTCATACAAGGATATGAGCCATACAAATTCATATGGTCTTATCCGTGGCCTTCAGTTTGCTTCCTTTGTAGTTCAGTATTATGGATTGGTATTAGATCTTTTGCTTCTTGGGTTGACTCGAGCCAGCGAGATTGCTGGCCCACCACAGATGCCAAACGAATTCATTACTTACTGGGACACAAAAGTTGAGACTAGGCATCCAATCAGGCTTTATTCTAGGTATATAGATCGGGTTCATATATTGTTTCGCTTCACCCATGAGGAGGCTCGAGACCTCATTCAGCGCTATCTGACTGAGCACCCTGATCCTAACAATGAGAACATGGTGGGCTACAATAATAAGAAGTGCTGGCCAAGAGACGCTAGAATGAGGCTCATGAAGCATGATG TCAATCTTGGGAGGAGTGTCTTTTGGGATATGAAGAATCGTCTTCCTAGAAGTATCACAACATTGGAATGGGAGAACAGCTTTGTTTCTGTTTACAGCAAGGATAATCCAAACTTGCTTTTCAGCAT GTGCGGGTTTGAAGTAAGGATACTTCCTAAGATTAGAATGACTCAAGAAGCATTCAGTAACACAAGAGATGGTGTCTGGAATCTCCAGAATGAACAGACGAAAGAAAGGACAGCTGTTGCTTTCTTACGGGTTGATGATGAACACATGAAAGTATTTGAGAATCGTGTGAGACAGATTCTTATGTCTTCTGGTTCCACTACATTcacaaaaattgtaaataagTGGAATACAGCTTTAATTG GACTCATGACCTATTTTCGGGAGGCAACTGTGCATACCCAAGAGCTGTTAGATTTGCTAgttaaatgtgaaaataaaattcagacTCGCATTAAGATTGGGCTGAACTCAAAGATGCCTAGCAG GTTCCCACCTGTCATTTTCTACACTCCTAAAGAAATAGGAGGGCTTGGAATGTTGTCCATGGGTCACATTTTGATTCCACAAAGTGATCTTCGATACAGTCAGCAGACAGATGTTGGAGTAACCCACTTTAGGAGTGGAATGAGTCACGAGGAGGACCAACTGATTCCCAACCTTTATCGTTATATACAG CCTTGGGAGAGCGAGTTCATTGATTCACAGCGTGTCTGGGCTGAATATGCATTGAAAAGACAGGAAGCACAGGCACAAAACAGACGTTTGACCCTCGAAGATCTGGAA GATTCATGGGATAGAGGTATACCACGTATTAACACACTGTTTCAGAAGGATAGACACACTTTGGCTTATGATAAGGGATGGAGGGTGCGCACTGATTTCAAGCAGTACCAAGTTCTGAAACAAAACCCCTTCTGGTGGACACATCAGAGGCATGATGGGAAGTTGTGGAACTTGAACAATTACCGAACTGATGTTATTCAAGCCCTTGGAGGAGTTGAAGGAATTCTTGAACATACTTTATTCAAAGGAACATA TTTTCCAACTTGGGAAGGTCTTTTCTGGGAAAAGGCATCTGGCTTTGAGGAATCTATGAAGTATAAGAAGCTCACAAATGCTCAGAGATCTGGTCTGAACCAAATACCCAACCGAAGATTTACACTATGGTGGTCGCCAACCATTAACCGAGCCAATGTTTATGTGGGTTTCCAAGTGCAGCTAGATCTGACTGGTATTTTCATGCATGGAAAGATACCAACATTGAAGATTTCTCTTATTCAGATATTCCGAGCTCACTTGTGGCAGAAGATCCATGAGAGTGTTGTTATGGATCTCTGTCAGGTTTTGGATCAAGAGTTGGATGCTTTGGAGATTGAAACTGTTCAGAAGGAAACGATCCATCCAAGGAAAAGTTACAAAATGAACAGTTCTTGTGCTGATATTCTTCTCTTTGCTGCTCATAGATGGCCAATGTCAAAGCCTAGTCTTGTAGCTGAATCTAAGGATGTTTTTGATCAGAAGGCAAGCAATAAGTACTGGATTGATGTTCAATTAAGATGGGGTGATTATGACTCTCATGATATTGAACGTTACACTAGGGCTAAGTTCATGGACTATACAACAGATAACATGTCCATATACCCATCACCTACTG GTGTAATGATTGGCATTGATTTGGCATATAATTTGCATTCTGCATTTGGTAACTGGTTCCCTGGGTCAAAGCCATTACTTCAACAGGCCATGAACAAGATCATGAAG TCCAATCCTGCACTGTATGTGTTGAGGGAACGCATAAGGAAAGGTTTGCAGTTGTACTCTTCTGAGCCCACGGAACCATATTTGTCTTCCCAAAACTATGGAGAGATATTCAGCAACCAAATCATATGGTTTGTTGATGACACAAATGTGTATCGTGTTACTATCCATAagacttttgaaggaaatcttACAACGAAGCCCATCAATGgtgctatttttattttcaatccgAGGACAGGACAGTTGTTTCTTAAG GTTATTCATACCAGTGTGTGGGCTGGTCAGAAGCGTCTTGGGCAGTTGGCAAAGTGGAAAACAGCAGAGGAAGTTGCTGCTCTAGTAAGATCTTTGCCTGTAGAAGAACAGCCAAAGCAAATCATTGTTACTCGAAAAGGAATGTTGGATCCATTGGAGGTTCATCTGTTGGATTTCCCCAACATTGTTATTAAAGGAAGTGAACTGCAACTTCCTTTCCAagcatgtttgaaaattgaaaaatttggGGATTTAATTTTGAAGGCCACAGAACCACAAATGGTGTTGTTCAACATCTATGATGACTGGCTGAAGAGTATATCTTCATACACTGCATTCTCTAGGCTTATTCTGATTCTGCGTGCACTTCATGTGAATAATGAAAAGGCAAAAATGTTACTGAAGCCGGATAAAACCATCATCACCGAACCTCATCACATCTGGCCTTCTCTAAGTGACGATCAGTGGATGAAG GTGGAGGTTGCGTTAAGAGATCTTATACTATCAGATTATGCCAAGAAAAATAACGTGAATACTTCAGCCTTGACTCAATCTGAGATCCGTGATATTATACTTGGAGCTGAGATTACTCCACCTTCTCAACAGCGGCAACAGATTGCAGAGATTGAGAAACag GCACATGAAGCAAATCAGGTGACAGCTGTAACAACAAAGACTACAAATGTTCATGGTGAAGAACTCATAGTAACTACCACTAGTCCTTATGAGCAAGCTGCTTTTGGTTCTAAGACTGATTGGCGTGTCAGGGCAATATCTGCCACAAATTTATATCTTCGTGTGAACCATATATATGTGAACTCTGAGGATATAAAG GAAACTGGTTACACCTATATTATGCCaaagaatattttgaaaaagtttatatGCATAGCAGATCTTCGAACACAAATTTCTGGTTACATGTATGGCATAAGTCCTCCGGACAACCCTCAGGTTAAAGAAATTCGCTGCATTGTGATGCCACCACAATGGGGGACTCATCAACAAGTCCATCTGCCATCGGCTCTTCCAGAACATGATTTCTTGAATGATTTAGAGCCTTTGGGATGGATGCATACTCAACCAAATGAACTTCCTCAGTTGTCGCCTCAG GATCTCACTTCACATGCCAAGATCCTAGAGAACAATAAGCAATGGGATGGGGAGAAATGTATTATCTTGACTTGCAGCTTTACTCCTGGTTCTTGTTCTTTAACTGCATATAAGCTCACTCAATCTGGTTATGAATGGGGGCGTGTCAATAAGGATACGGGAAGCAATCCACATGGTTACCTTCCCACTCATTATGAAAAAGTTCAAATGCTTCTTAGTGATCGCTTCCTTGGTTTCTACATG GTTCCTGATAATGGCCCATGGAATTATAACTTCATGGGAGTGAGACACGCGTCCGGGATGAAATACGGAGTGAAGCTTGGGACTCCAAGGGAATATTACCACGAGGACCATAGACCAACTCATTTCTTAGAGTTCAGCAATATGGAAGAAGGGGAGACAATTGCCGAGGGAGATCGAGAGGATACATTCTCTTga